The sequence GCTTCGGCGGCTCGATGATCTGGTTCGGATCGTCGGCCGGCGTCGCGCTGTCGAACATGTTCCCGGAAGCCCGCTCGGTCGTCGAATGGATCAGGCGCGGCTGGTACGTGACCGCGGGCTACGTGATCGGCTTTTTCGTGCTGCTGCTCCTGCACGGCTGGAACGCGCTGCCGCCCGCGTAGCCGGAGCTCGCCCGAACGCACCGTGGCACGAGTCTTGCTCCGAACGGTGTCACCGTTCATGCAAGGAGCGAGGCATGGCCGACCGTAACGAAGGCGAGGGCAGCCGCACTGCCGCGAGGCGCTACAACGAAGGCGCGACGAAGACGGCGAAGGAAAAGCCGAAGGCCGATCCGGCGCCCGGATCGGACGAGGAGCGCCAAGAGATGGAGCGCGCGGAAGAGGAAGGACGGCGGCGCGCCAAGGAGCTCGACCCGTCCGTCGATCGCGACTACTCCCGCCCGACGAAGTAGCCGCAACCGGCTGCGGCCGTTTGCAAATCGCGCCTCGGTGCTCGACACTACGCGCCATGGTTCGCTGGCTCGCGGGCGCGCTCAGCCTCTGCATCGCATTCGGCGGCATCGATGCGGCCGCCGACGTCGAGAGCAACGGCACGTGTGTCGAGAGTCTCGCGCAGGCGCAGGGCGAGCCCGGCAGCCCGGCGCTTCGCGCCCCGCGCTCGGATGAGCCGCCGGCTTCGGCCGCGGAGCAGGCTCCGCACTTTTGCCACTGCGGGCTGCACGTGCCCGCCGTCGCGGCTTCGGTAATCACGTCCATTCATCCGTCGCCGCAGCCCGTGCCGGCGCTGCCGGTCCACGTGTTCGGCACCTGGCGCACGCCGCCCCCCGTTCGCCCGCCGAAACTCGGCTGATCTCCCGTCTGCCTTCCGGCGCCGCGCACCGTGCTTTCTCGGTGCCGGCGTGCCGCTTCTTTGCACGGGACTCGGTCGATGCACAAACGTTTTCTTTGGGCGGCCGCGGCGATGCTGGCCGGCCCGCCTCTTCAAGCACAGGCGCCGATCGCGGCGGAGCGCATCGCCCCGGTCGACGCCCCGGCGCTCGCGGGGCTCGTGGCCGCCGCGCTCGCCGAGCACCCGGCGGTTCTCGCCGCCGAAGCCGGGCTCGACCGCGAGCAGGCGCTCGCGAGGGCCGCCGCGCGGCCGCTCTTCAATCCGGAGATCGAGCTCGATTACGAGAGCGCGGCCACCGACGACACGGCGCTGCGTCTCACGCAGACGCTCGACTTCGCCGGCCGGCGGAGCGCGCGTACGCGCGTGGCCGAGCGTCGGATCGACGCGACCGCGCAGCGCGTCGCGGTCAGCCGGCGCGACCTCGCGCTCGAAGTGCTCACGGCGCTCGGCGCGTACTGGACCGCCGACGGCCTCGTGCAGCTCGCGACCCGCCGCTCGGAGCTGCTCGAGCGCGTGGCCGACGTCGCGGCGCAGCGGGCCCGGCTCGGCGACGCGCCTCGATCCGACTTGAACCTCGCGAACCTCGCGCGCGCTCAGGCGAGGATGGAACGCGCCCGCGCGGCAGCCGATCTCGCCGAAGCCGAAGCAGCGCTGCAGGCGCTCGTCGCCGACCCGCCTG is a genomic window of Gammaproteobacteria bacterium containing:
- a CDS encoding citrate transporter; this encodes FGGSMIWFGSSAGVALSNMFPEARSVVEWIRRGWYVTAGYVIGFFVLLLLHGWNALPPA